In Triticum aestivum cultivar Chinese Spring chromosome 5B, IWGSC CS RefSeq v2.1, whole genome shotgun sequence, the following proteins share a genomic window:
- the LOC123117398 gene encoding uncharacterized protein translates to MGCGKKMAALASLFGFKTKRLEEEEATAATRQQQHAAAPPQQRYHHHRVRPSDDDDYARHWFAERDIDRKASEFIDKVHRRMLANEQDG, encoded by the coding sequence ATGGGGTGTGGGAAGAAGATGGCGGCGCTTGCGTCCTTGTTCGGGTTCAAGACCAAGAgactggaggaggaagaggccaCGGCGGCGACGCGGCAGCAGCAGCATGCGGCGGCACCACCGCAGCAGAGGTACCATCATCACAGGGTGCGGCCGAGCGACGACGACGACTACGCCCGGCACTGGTTCGCCGAGCGCGACATCGACCGGAAGGCCTCCGAGTTCATCGACAAGGTCCACCGCCGGATGCTCGCCAACGAGCAAGACGGATAG